From Camelina sativa cultivar DH55 chromosome 5, Cs, whole genome shotgun sequence:
TATGGTAAAACCCCGAGGATGCGCATTGTAAGTACCTATATTCAGCAAAGAAAGACACAAGCTTCGACTCTTTGAGGAACACAGACACGAATAGTGAAAGTAGATGCAATTCAAGTATTGGGAATTACTTACAAGGCATAAGTGTTGTCCGCGGTTCTATGATAAACATTCTAGAAGCTGCATCATATTCAATAACTCCGGATTATTGGTTGAGGATTAACTTCAAACAggttaaagaaaaaggattatGAGATCACTTacatcgttgttgttgttgttgatgcatCATCCCCTATTCTATGAAGAAATTTTCTCTAAGTATATCAAAGCTTGAAACTTACAAGTTCCTGTCATTTGAAGCAAAGACGATTTTGTTAGACTTTGAGCTCCAATCTGATACAAATTAACTTGGCCACGCTGCAGCAATTCAAACAATGATCAATGCAAGGAGAATCAAGTTAGGATCTGATACAGTAAGAGTCAAGACAGTAAAGCTAAATAACTCAGTATATGCACTTAGGATCTGATACATTTACCTTTTGGCACGATTTAGCTAACACCAGAGTTGATAGCCATTCAGATCCTTCCAGGCTCTACACATACCTTCAAGAAACATtccaaactatataaaaaaaagcacACATGATTAGTTAATTTAAATGTCAAAGTTTGAAACTTCATATAATTGTTGTTGCGTCATATAGTGTGCATCATCCCTCAAACtatgtgtgacaacccgtcctgtggaccccactagctttactgctagccgccccaacggaccccaagctggccctgcaggtcaattggtggcaacttgtcctgtgggaaggttgttaaagggtggggaccagggtttgaggaacgtctggcgcaccaataacctactgtggatttggatgaatagttccatttccCATGCCCTGCAAGGCCAGCTTCGGACCTATGGgagcaagctagcggtgggctagtgagGTCAataggacgggttgtcacataaaatatcgatttttattgtaacaacccataccatggaccccactagccccccgctagctgccccaacggaccgtccgtggaccctgctagcctcCTGCTAGCCGTCCTaacagactccaagctggccctgcagggcatcgatcctaacccatcactgtggatatcccaatccaccagtaggttattggtgcgccaggcgttcctcgaaccttggtccccaccctttaacaaccttcccacaggacaagctgtcaccaattgagctgCAGATCAACtggtgacaacttgtcctgtgggaaggttgttaaagggtggggaccaaggttcgaggaacgcctggcgcaccaataacctacagtggatttggatgaatagttccatttgcccagtgaggggttaggatcgatgccctacagggccagcttcggacctatgggggcaagctagcggtgggctagtggggtcaacgggacgggttgtcacactaTGAAGTGTGAAGAAAGCATATTCTGAATTCTAGAGAAggaaaaaacaatgaaaagaaaaccaaaatctcaTTCTCCTTTAATTAACCTCAAATTCCGACCTGAATCATaacaatgagaagaaaaaaaaaccaaactttaagcagatttttttaaaactcactTTGATGTCTGTGGAGTGGAAATTGAAGCGGACGAAGATAATAAATGATCTATTATAGCCGTTAGATGCAATTGAATTTTAGATCTGACGGTGAATAAcgcattaaaaaaaatgatcttaataaaatttggagatatctaaaaacaaaaagaaaaccaaaaacgttgtttcctttttcttaatttcacaGTTCGcgtaaatcaaataaagaaataaatgagatttgaaaaaaaaaaaaaaaaaaggaaaattgtgaccaataaaaaaaatggaaaacaacgTCTTTTGTACTgttttcacatcttttttttttacttcttatgCATTATAGATataagttttctttaattacatttacatatatacttttttcctttcaaactcaaaatacatataaaattgatattattactACTGGACCTCAACTCACCATGGATCTATTTATATGCTCGCAGCCCATTATGCCCATTATATCTACCTTGAAAGTACgatgttaattaaatatttcgtTGAAACTTTTTTACACAAGTTTTGtacacagaaacataaaaaaaaattatgtaaatttaggCTCTTGGTTGGTTAAAAAGATTTACTCTACACAACCTCAATGATCATGGACAAAAAATAAGGTTAGCCTTATATAAAGAATGGGAAAAGGCCTTTATTTAGAAGTTTAATACTCCGatcttttttggttgaaaaaaataatattaatattaataaaaacgtGCAATttaataccaaaaaattaaatgttgtcattttcatatttacgatctctcaacaaaaaaaatatattctaatttttcctttattcatttatattaattattaacatGAAAATAACATggaattaattttagttttaattttatttggacaaaaataataattattaatatttcattttatcattattttattgctttaactaaaattatattatattttattaccaaatacaaaaaaaaatctttgatttttttttaaaagttagcGGTTTAGAGGTTTGTTATGTTAGTATAATTAGTTTGGTGGTTTAGAGTGTTATTGTATTACTTATGAGGTTTAAACTGCTACTTTTAACCACTTTGAAGGTTAAAATATGAAGTtttcccatttttcttttttaggaaAGTTTATGGCTATAAAGACGGATATGAGCAAGGCTTATGATCACGTGGAGTGGTCATTTGTTGAACATCTACTCCGGCAATTCGGTTTTTGCGACAAACAGATATCGTGGATCATGTGCTGTGTGACATCAGTACAGTATAAGGTCTTGATAAATGGTCAGGCATATGGGTCCATCAAACCTTCTCGGTGGCTTTGTCAAGGGGAACCTTTATCACCCtacctttttattttgtgtacagAGGTGCTTATTGCTCATTTTCGGAAGGCGGAGCAGCTGAAACTTCTTATTGGGATTAGGGTGTCGACAGCTAGTCCTACCATCTCCCATCTCTTATTTGCGGATGACAGCCTTTTCTTCTGTCTGGCTACAAAGGAGCAATGTGAGGTGGTCTTAGGGATACTTGGGAAATATGAAAGGGTTTCGGGccaacaaattaattttcagaAATCCTCGATCCAGTTTGGACATACGGTGGATATTGATCTTAGGGAGGAATTGAAAGGGGTACTCGGAATCACAAACCTGGGTGGTATGGGATCTTACTTAGGTATTCCGGAAAGTTTAGGGGGTGCTAAGACGAAAATATTCTCGTTTGTACAAGACAAGTTGCAAGCGCGGGCTAGTGGATGGCCGGCTAGACTTCTGTCAAAAGGTGGTAAGAAGGTAATGATCAAGTCTGTTGCTACGGCTGTTCCTACTTTCGTTATGTCGTGCTTTCGGTTACCTAAGACGGTTACGAGGAAATTGACTAGTGCAATCTCTAACTTCTGGTGGAGCTCGTCTGGACAATCCCGCGGGTTACACTGGGTCGCGTGGGATAAACTCTGCTTTGGAAAAGACACAGGCGGACTGGGTTTCCGGAATTTGGATGATTATAACACCGCGCTGCTGGCAAAGCAACTCTGGCGTTTGATCACAGTACCAGATTCCCTTTTTGCAAGAGTATTTAAGGGACGCTATTACCGGCATTCTGATCGtttggatccaattaaatcttattCCCCCTCATATGGGTGGCGGAGTATGATTTCTGCTtgctctctggttaataaaggacTTATTACACGGGTAGGATCTGGGGCTTCCATTTCTGTATGGGCCGACCCATGGATCCCTGCCCAATCCCCAAGACCAGCACTAAGCACAGGGTCGTCTTTTGACCCCTCGCTTcgagttataaattttattgacAGGAGTTCAAATTCCTGGGATATGGCTCAGCTTACGGCTACCTTTGTACCGGAAGATGTGACTATAATTTCCGCTTTGCCGATACGACAACCGGATACTCTGGATCTATTTGGCTGGCTTTTTACCAAGTCTGGTAAATATTCGGTTAAGTCAGGGTACCATTTTCTTTGTTCAAATATAACGACTCCTTCTGATTCGGAAGTATTTGGACCAAGCATTGTGCCTCTTCAGTCTTTTGTATGGAAAATCAGGTGTCCACCGAAGCTACggcattttatgtggcaagtgctTTCCGGTTGTGTAGCGGTTACAGCAAACCTCCGTAAACGGGGTATGAGCTGTGATGCAGTATGTGGTTTGTGTGGCTCCCCGGAAGAGACGATTAATCATACTCTCTTCCAGTGTCCGCCAGCtagacaggtttgggctttgtCGCAGTTTCCGACAACCCCGGGTTTTTTCCCCATGGACTCTGTTTTAACAAATATGGACTCTCTGTTTTGGCGGTTTAAGGATGTTCCAGATTCTGACATTTTCCCTTGGATTATGTGGTATGTCTGGAAAGCACGAAATGATAAGCTTTTTGGTAACCTTGATTCCAATTCCTTAGCCATTTTGCGGTTAGCAGAGGATGAGGCCAAATCATGGGTTTTGGCTCAAGAGGATGATCTGGTATTAGTTACCACTGCACCGGCCGAGGTACGACGTCCTGGAATTGGGAGTGTAGGGGTTCCTAGGTCTCTATCGAGCTATACTTGTTTTgtagatggctcttggaaagcgacAGATCGTTTTGCGGGTAGAGGATGGTTTTGTACTTCGCCCTGGGGTGATGCCCCTACCATGGGTGCTGCCAACCATCGCCGTAGTTTATCTCCTCTTCATGCCGAGATTGAAGCCCTTGTTTGGGCTATGTGCTGTATGATTGGGGCCGATAATCAATCTGTTACTTTTCTCACCGACTGCTCCgatttagtgaagatggtgtcttcgccttccgagtggccagTATTTACGCCTTACTTGGAGGACATTCAGGTGGATAAGGaggagtttgtttctttttctttggtctaTGTCCCTCGCTCTCAGAATGGTCAAACGGACAATCTTGCGCGACGTTTTCGCACATTACCGCATTTaattacctatgtaaacaaCGTTCCTTcgcattggcttgtttgagccaatcttgtTCTTTGTTGTCAGAAAAAAAGAACCTAGTTTGATTAGTGCTTTTATTGAATTCAGGTTGGGGCATCGACCGTAAATATTTTTCACACGGACATCATCGAGAGGCTGAACCGAGCTTACTTTGACCACTTTGGGTCAGAAATGGGATTTATGTTGGTCCATTGGGCCAGCCAGGCAACTCGATGCTTTATATAGGGAGGCAGACTTATTAGCTGATGGTGAAACAATTTCAATCCAAGAAATCATGGATACTATGCCTAGAAAAGTTGATggtgttttctaattttttttatttggtaataaaatgtaatataatttgagttaaagaaattaaataacgataaaataaaatattaataattattatttttattcagataaaactaaaatttaaattaattccATATCATTTATGTAttcataattaatataaatgaatAACAGTAAaattggattattttttttgttaagacaTCGTAGGTtgaaaaatgaccaaaaaaattatttttttttggtattaaacTGCACATATTTGGTATTTAAACTTCTGAAAAAAATAGATAAGgtatttttttggcttttttaaAGAATACCCAATCTAAGTGTTTAAAAATGACAATacattttcatatatgtatCATAATCAAATTGAATTATAGAAccattactttatatttttcaccGTTAGAGAAGGtagaaataattattattacgaACCCAATCTGTAAGAAATATTCAACGTTGCTATCCGATAGATAATTTGAATGAGATGGTTGCAATAAAAAACCAGTTGTACCGGCCATGGCCACCGAATCGGACAACTGGTACTTTGATGAATATGAAAgggttctttttattttattttggcaaTTATGAATAGTGATTGCATCAATTCTCTAATTAAGTTTGCAAACGTGCCAATCAATTCTTTTACGTTTTGGAGCATATGTTCGTTATTTGTGTTTCGTCTAccctgtttttgtttatttttgtgatCGGCTTTTGATATGTAattttttgtgtggtttgttGTACCACACATATTCGAAGAGATGCCACTGAATCGCTATCACCAACACACATATTCGATGAGATTTTCACTAAAAACAATCAACGATCTAAAGGAAACCgtgataaaaaaaaccaaaaggaaaAGCAAACCGGACATgccggagaagagagaaggcaaaaagagaaagaaaccgaACTACGTCGGGTTGAAACCTTAAGCTAGCCATTACCACTGTATGAGCCGAGGATGCTAGACAAGAGCCAACCATGCACTGCTATGAAAGCCAATCTATGCCGGACAAAAGACGGATACTACACCGGACGGCAAGCCAAACACCGCCGTTAAGGAAACCGGACGCTGTTGGAAATGGAAGCCAGCCACCACTGTTAGAGAAACCAGATGATGCTGAAAGAAAATCCATAAGTAGTCAATAAATCTGGACGGCAAAACAAACGGgaaagctttctctctctttgaaagatttttagagagagaagctttttcactttttttatcaaaacagaTAAGTTGAGTTAAGAACAACCGACAAAGAGAATACTAAGCAGTGTATTTGACATTTGTAAATAAAGAACCGACTAAGCGGATTCAGATTTCTGTTCGAAGAAAGAGTATTTATAGACTCcagtatttgaaattttttcaacaaaaatattataattcaaaCGGTAAAACAAATTACCGTTACACAGTGTTTATATTTTCCTACTCTCAGGTTAAATCAAAACGTTTTTAAACAATATGGAAAATCGTAAACGCACTCAAGTTAAAaattaattcgttttttttgtataattcaaatattaaaaatgttaagGTTTCACAAGTTTAATACTTTTTCTACCCTGAAGTTTAATACAATTTGGGAAATCATAAGCACCAGCTCTCGagataattttttcttctatcaaGATAACTCTTTTACTAATTCTAATATAAAGTTTTGTTACTACTAATAGTCACGTAATAGTAATATTTGAACACCGAAAGATCCTCCACCTTGTTCGTAGTGTTGTTGataccaacatatatatatatatatatataatgtatttcataatcaaatttaaattatagAACCATGACTTAAATTTTTTCTATTGTTAGAGAAGGTAGAAATAATGATTATTACGAACCCAATCTGTAAGAAATAATAACCAACGTCGCAATCCGATAGATAATTTGAATGAGAAGGTAGCAATTAAAAACCAGTTGTACCGGCCATGACCACTGAATTTGACAATAGaaagttaaatttatatttaattaatagtaGACACGTACACTGTATTTTGATGAATTATGAAACGACattagtccttttttttttttaagtaactttccattaattaagaaaattacacaCAAAATCCCAAAAGAGCCACAGGCCCGACAGGAAGAAACAAACCTTCTCCTGTTGTACAAAAACAAACCTGCTATTGCCACTTTAACTGATCCAAGTGGACTCTCCCCTACAAACATcaccacaaaagaaaaatacaaaccaCGACGACCAGAGCATATTAGTTCTGAAAATTGCCAAACCACGTGATGAGAAGTGAATCCCCTTGAGGACTGAGAATGCTTCCTGCTTGCTGAATCCTTGAGAAGGGCTCCAGCCGGCTCCTTATGATTACTATAATGTCTTATTAgtccttttctttatttgttctTTAGGACTGAAAgacgatttaaaaaaaaaatccactaaTCACAAGAACATTAGAAGTGATACACACTTATCGTTAACCTCCAAGTCTGCTCGAAACCTCAATGAGGTTTGTGTCCTCTGTTCAAAACTCTAATCTGATGCACACTGTATCGCTGAGGTTatgtgtgtgtttcaggtggATAGAGTTAAGGAGCCAAATTAGACAATGGGGATGATATGATATTATCGGCCATTGCTTCTGATCCAAAAGTTTTAAGCGCTGCCAATTTTCTGGCTAATTCGTTATAAGTATAAAAGGTTTTGATCGATCTTGTAATAACCGGTTTGATACTTTTTGATAGTTGGACAGTAAAATTATTTGTCTTTCAATGCCTCCTAAGTCAATGCCTCCTAATgacttttttctttcccttatTTACTCATtgtgtaaatatatagatatacctGAGAGCAGATGCCAAGACTCCTTCAAACACCAAAGAGAACGGTGTAGTACCTACAAAACGCACAACATTAGGTATTTGTCTTAAGGCGCGAAGTTACTTTAAAAGAAATATCTGCTTGCTTCGGTTCGACCATAGTGGTCCAGNcttttttttttttaagtaactttccattaattaagaaaattacacaCAAAATCCCAAAAGAGCCACAGGCCCGACAGGAAGAAACAAACCTTCTCCTGTTGTACAAAAACAAACCTGCTATTGCCACTTTAACTGATCCAAGTGGACTCTCCCCTACAAACATcaccacaaaagaaaaatacaaaccaCGACGACCAGAGCATATTAGTTCTGAAAATTGCCAAACCACGTGATGAGAAGTGAATCCCCTTGAGGACTGAGAATGCTTCCTGCTTGCTGAATCCTTGAGAAGGGCTCCAGCCGGCTCCTTATGATTACTATAATGTCTTATTAgtccttttctttatttgttctTTAGGACTGAAAgacgatttaaaaaaaaaatccactaaTCACAAGAACATTAGAAGTGATACACACTTATCGTTAACCTCCAAGTCTGCTCGAAACCTCAATGAGGTTTGTGTCCTCTGTTCAAAACTCTAATCTGATGCACACTGTATCGCTGAGGTTatgtgtgtgtttcaggtggATAGAGTTAAGGAGCCAAATTAGACAATGGGGATGATATGATATTATCGGCCATTGCTTCTGATCCAAAAGTTTTAAGCGCTGCCAATTTTCTGGCTAATTCGTTATAAGTATAAAAGGTTTTGATCGATCTTGTAATAACCGGTTTGATACTTTTTGATAGTTGGACAGTAAAATTATTTGTCTTTCAATGCCTCCTAAGTCAATGCCTCCTAATgacttttttctttcccttatTTACTCATtgtgtaaatatatagatatacctGAGAGCAGATGCCAAGACTCCTTCAAACACCAAAGAGAACGGTGTAGTACCTACAAAACGCACAACATTAGGTATTTGTCTTAAGGCGCGAAGTTACTTTAAAAGAAATATCTGCTTGCTTCGGTTCGACCATAGTGGTCCAGCAAGACCCCACTGCGAGCATCAACATTTGGTCACGGGTTCTTCACCTATAACAAGCCATCATAGCATTTGTAAGTATATTCAAATTCGAAATGATCGGCAAAGGAGTTCGCAAGCCTTGTATATAGGTGTTGTAGAGTTGTTAGTGGAATATTTAAGGAGTTCGCAAGCTTTGTCATACTTTCAACGTAATCCATTACATGAAACGTTCCCCCTGTTATACTAGAAATGATAGAGATACTACCTTTCCAAGCTCGGTGAGAACAGGGTGGCACAACATCGTAAAGCTTTGACACCTACAGAGTAGGAAAGATTTGTAAGCCACTGGACATTGATAGAATTTTGAGAGCACAACAGaatagaaggaaaaaagaaagtacCAGCTGCAAAAGAGGGTCATCAGGTAAATGCTTCAAGGCAAACTCTCTTTGCCCTGGGATCATGTAGAGgaattgtgtgtgtttttaccTTGCTATTGTTTAATGTCTTCCAAACATATTAACTGCTCTTTCGATATGTTTTCTCCACATTCCTTCACAGCTGATTTGATCCAAAGAACTTCCTGTTGCAACAAGACAAATAAGAGTCTAAGAATTTGTTCTCACCAACTAACTAATCATTGTATTATAAAACTATCACACGCTACCTACATaatagacaaaaacaacaacaaaaaactcaTGAAGCTCTGACGTAGATTGAAGACTTGAACAAATTTTCACCTTCATGATTACTATAGCCAAAATAAAACAgtagaaaaacaaagatatcaTGGCGGCagattttatgaaaaaacaacaacaataaacacaAGAAGCTTGTTTTAGGAGAAATTAATACTGACCTGTGGATAGTGATGTAAAGCCTCACGAGCTCTTTCATCTTTTCATCACCAAATCCCAAAGAGAATAATAAACAGTGTATTTGACATTTGTAAATAAAGAACCGACTAAGCGGATTCAGATTTCTGTCCGAAGAAAGAGTATTTATAGACTccagtattttaattttttcaacaaaaatattataattcaaaCGGTAAAAAATGTTACCGTTTAAGAACACTTTCAACCATGAGAACAAATAGTTGACAAgttcattttataaatttaatgtaaaaggGGGTCTATGCTAACCTGTTGTTCCGGAATAAATCTTGCAGCTGCGACCACAGGTCCTGCATTGCCACCATTTAAACgtaataaacaaataaccccACACGCAGCACTTCCAGAACCAGAAGCAATatcaagaaggaaaaaacaaactatTCTTTCAAGCAGACTTTTACTATGCATtacatcaaattcaaatattaagTTTATACGATATGGCGTGAACGAAATGGTCGCCGGCATGGAGACACACCACAGACTGCTGTCGCTATTATCTCCTGGATCGACAGGCAAGTGAGGGACCGGCTGCTATCTATTGGATTACTGGGGGATCGACGATTCGACGAAGCTTTACAACTCTGGTTTCAATCACGTTCTTAGCCTctgttttttgctttcttttctaatttttatttcagTCCTAACAAATAAGGGGAAATGATCTGAAAGTGTTGCACTAGTTGTAAAAaggttatttttcttttgaatataatttaacattttattcaaaaaaaaaaaNNNNNNNNNNNNNNNNNNNNNNNNNNNNNNNNNNNNNNNNNNNNNNNNNNNNNNNNNNNNNNNNNNNNNNNNNNNNNNNNNNNNNNNNNNNNNNNNNNNNttttattggatatttattggtatgtgGTTCCGCTGTTGGATTGTGAacgtggttaggtggctagtgggtatgggaccactattTGTAgctatttaattatattattatttattatttatttattaaaaaaaaaaaaaaaNNNNNNNNNNNNNNNNNNNNNNNNNNNNNNNNNNNNNNNNNNNNNNNNNNNNNNNNNNNNNNNNNNNNNNNNNNNNNNNNNNNNNNNNNNNNNNNNNNNNNNNNNNNNNNNNNNNNNNNNNNNNNNNNNNNNNNNNNNNNNNNNNNNNNNNNNNNNNNNNNNNNNNNNNNNNNNNNNNNNNNNNNNNNNNNNNNNNNNNNNNNNNNNNNNNNNNNNNNNNNNNNNNNNNNNNNNNNNNNNNNNNNNNNNNNNNNNNNNNNNNNNNNNNNNNNNNNNNNNNNNNNNNNNNNNNNNNNNNNNNNNNNNNNNNNNNNNNNNNNNNNNNNNNNNNNNNNNNNNNNNNNNNNNNNNNNNNNNNNNNNNNNNNNNNNNNNNNNNNNNNNNNNNNNNNNNNNNNNNNNNNNNNNNNNNNNNNNNNNNNNNNNNNNNNNNNNNNNNNNNNNNNNNNNNNNNNNNNNNNNNNNNNNNNNNNNNNNNNNNNNNNNNNNNNNNNNNNNNNNNNNNNNNNNNNNNNNNNNNNNNNNNNNNNNNNNNNNNNNNNNNNNNNNNNNNNNNNNNNNNNNNNNNNNNNNNNNNNNNNNNNNNNNNNNNNN
This genomic window contains:
- the LOC104789557 gene encoding uncharacterized protein LOC104789557; translation: MAIKTDMSKAYDHVEWSFVEHLLRQFGFCDKQISWIMCCVTSVQYKVLINGQAYGSIKPSRWLCQGEPLSPYLFILCTEVLIAHFRKAEQLKLLIGIRVSTASPTISHLLFADDSLFFCLATKEQCEVVLGILGKYERVSGQQINFQKSSIQFGHTVDIDLREELKGVLGITNLGGMGSYLGIPESLGGAKTKIFSFVQDKLQARASGWPARLLSKGGKKVMIKSVATAVPTFVMSCFRLPKTVTRKLTSAISNFWWSSSGQSRGLHWVAWDKLCFGKDTGGLGFRNLDDYNTALLAKQLWRLITVPDSLFARVFKGRYYRHSDRLDPIKSYSPSYGWRSMISACSLVNKGLITRVGSGASISVWADPWIPAQSPRPALSTGSSFDPSLRVINFIDRSSNSWDMAQLTATFVPEDVTIISALPIRQPDTLDLFGWLFTKSGKYSVKSGYHFLCSNITTPSDSEVFGPSIVPLQSFVWKIRCPPKLRHFMWQVLSGCVAVTANLRKRGMSCDAVCGLCGSPEETINHTLFQCPPARQVWALSQFPTTPGFFPMDSVLTNMDSLFWRFKDVPDSDIFPWIMWYVWKARNDKLFGNLDSNSLAILRLAEDEAKSWVLAQEDDLVLVTTAPAEVRRPGIGSVGVPRSLSSYTCFVDGSWKATDRFAGRGWFCTSPWGDAPTMGAANHRRSLSPLHAEIEALVWAMCCMIGADNQSVTFLTDCSDLVKMVSSPSEWPVFTPYLEDIQVDKEEFVSFSLVYVPRSQNGQTDNLARRFRTLPHLITYVNNVPSHWLV